The following are encoded in a window of Helicoverpa armigera isolate CAAS_96S chromosome 24, ASM3070526v1, whole genome shotgun sequence genomic DNA:
- the LOC135118661 gene encoding putative nuclease HARBI1 — MTQGERHAAKQKFRNAPQPFPGVIGAIDCTHIKILAPKTNEESYVSGHHEGHSLNVQAVCDPDLIILNINARWPGARHDAHIWANSPVRSTMKRHFENGDRRAWLLGDDGYPLEPWLMTPIKHQQPGTPEYKYTEAHCSARNIIERCFGVLKSVFRCLSHQRQLMYEPYMAGLIINACAVLHNMRITYKLPEPESTTSMQLVDNSRFHDDMLEVTGSGRAVAERIRRRLINTSFT; from the exons aTGACTCAAGGAGAACGCCATGCGGCAAAACAGAAATTTAGAAATGCCCCACAGCCATTCCCAGGGGTAATTGGAGCCATTGATTGcacccatataaaaattttagctcctaagaccaatgaggagtcttatgtgagtggtcaccatgagggccattcattaaatgtgcaagct gtgtgtgaccctgatcttattattttaaatattaatgctcgatggccaggagcgagacatgatgctcacatatgggcaaattcaccggtgcgctcaacaatgaagcgacattttgaaaatggggaccgccgtgcttggctgcttg gtgatgatggatatcctctggaaccgtggttaatgactcccataaaacatcaacagcctggcacaccggaatataaatataccgaagcacactgctcagctaggaacatcatagaaagatgcttcggtgtgctaaaatctgtgtttagatgtctatcacaccaacgccagttaatgtacgaaccctatatggctggcctaataattaacgcatgtgcagtgctccacaatatgcggataacatataaattaccggaaccagagtccaccacatccatgcagctggtggataatagtagattccatgatgatatgttagaagttacag gttctgggcgagctgttgcagagcgcataagaagaaggctaattaacactagtttcacataa
- the LOC135118662 gene encoding uncharacterized protein LOC135118662, with amino-acid sequence MTVRGRRTETVASSTPPLRQRPRRKRNLNPRQSVSEQYSAARREFLAVAEANAATMKMLATAAQAQADAAKMQAEAAKVQAEATLQLVKVGNKIADAINNYINKNNK; translated from the exons atga cagtacgtggcagaaggacagaaactgttgcatcatcaacaccaccactgcgacagagacccagaagaaagagga atctgaatcctcgccaaagtgtttctgagcaatatagtgcagctcgacgagaatttctagcagttgcagaagcaaatgctgctacaatgaag atgctggcaactgctgctcaagcgcaagcagatgctgccaagatgcaggctgaggcagccaaggtacaagccgaggcgacgctgcaattggtaaaagtcggaaacaaaatagctgacgcaataaataattacataaataaaaataataaatga